From Cucumis melo cultivar AY chromosome 1, USDA_Cmelo_AY_1.0, whole genome shotgun sequence, a single genomic window includes:
- the LOC103490269 gene encoding uncharacterized protein LOC103490269 yields MVITSTLGTHHIGIICLPQPKYHVLRYNATRLNKSSLFQRLHTRISKRSGQHLYAGRMGFNHAASGQNYQQPSFNDEWPQEPFFLSLIKETFWGLRSLLIFLVEQPSQLKYIEWPSFQSTLKTATLALVLVALLIVALSSVDSALSYVLTLLLRRTS; encoded by the exons ATGGTGATCACTTCTACACTTGGGACTCATCATATTG GTATAATTTGTCTTCCTCAGCCCAAATACCACGTTTTACGGTACAACGCAACAAGATTGAATAAATCCAGTCTCTTTCAGAGACTGCACACAAGG ATTTCCAAAAGGAGTGGACAACATCTCTATGCTGGGCGAATGGGCTTTAACCATGCTGCATCGGGACAAAATTATCAGCAACCGAGCTTTAATGATGAATGGCCTCAAGAACCTTTCTTCTTGAGTCTAATTAAAGAAACCTTTTG GGGATTGAGATCGTTGTTAATATTTCTGGTTGAGCAGCCCAGTCAACTGAAGTACATTGAATGGCCTAGCTTCCAAAGCACG CTGAAGACTGCCACATTAGCTCTCGTTCTCGTTGCTCTGTTGATCGTAGCACTCTCATCAGTGGACTCGGCGCTCAGCTATGTTTTGACTTTACTTCTCAGAAGAACCTCATAA